The following proteins come from a genomic window of Corallococcus sp. NCRR:
- a CDS encoding carbonic anhydrase, which produces MNTGRSERSTVGAARATVPPVTPYDKLFENNKAWAEEQLRADPDYFTKLSVSQQPDFLYIGCSDSRVPANQIMGLPPGDVFVHRNVANLVNNVDLNVMSVINYAVRHLDVKHIIVCGHYGCGGVRAAMQPKDLGILNPWLRNIRDVYRFHKQELDGIADETKRYERLVELNVLEQSINIIKTAAVQKSYLARGFPVVHSWVFDLRNGILQDLKLDFVQTLHNIQEVYDLTKE; this is translated from the coding sequence GTGAACACTGGAAGAAGTGAACGCTCGACGGTGGGGGCCGCCCGTGCGACCGTCCCGCCCGTGACCCCCTACGACAAGCTCTTCGAGAACAACAAGGCCTGGGCGGAGGAGCAGCTCCGCGCGGATCCGGACTACTTCACCAAGCTGTCGGTGTCGCAGCAGCCGGACTTCCTCTACATCGGGTGTTCGGACAGCCGCGTGCCCGCGAACCAGATCATGGGACTGCCGCCGGGTGACGTGTTCGTGCACCGCAACGTCGCCAACCTGGTCAACAACGTCGACCTGAACGTGATGTCGGTCATCAACTACGCCGTCCGGCACCTGGACGTGAAGCACATCATCGTCTGCGGCCACTACGGCTGCGGCGGGGTGCGCGCGGCGATGCAGCCCAAGGACCTGGGCATCCTCAACCCCTGGCTGCGCAACATCCGGGACGTGTACCGGTTCCACAAGCAGGAGCTGGACGGCATCGCGGACGAGACGAAGCGCTACGAGCGGCTGGTGGAGCTCAACGTCCTGGAGCAGAGCATCAACATCATCAAGACCGCCGCCGTGCAGAAGTCCTACCTGGCGCGCGGCTTCCCCGTCGTGCACTCGTGGGTGTTCGACCTGCGCAACGGCATCCTCCAGGACCTGAAGCTGGACTTCGTCCAGACGCTCCACAACATCCAGGAGGTCTACGACCTCACGAAGGAGTGA
- a CDS encoding glutathione peroxidase, with amino-acid sequence MSQNLYDIPLTGIDGAPRTLGQHKGKVLLVVNVASKCGLTPQYEGLQKLYASRQGQGLEVLGFPANNFLGQEPGSEAEIQQFCTLKYDVTFPLYAKISVVGQDKHPLYHALTGAIPEATGEGSMRANLKGYGIEANPKPEVQWNFEKFLIGRDGRVVGRFAPDVTAEDPRLVQAIDAELAKPA; translated from the coding sequence ATGAGCCAGAACCTCTACGACATCCCCCTCACCGGCATCGACGGCGCTCCCCGGACGCTGGGGCAGCACAAGGGCAAGGTCCTGCTGGTGGTGAACGTCGCCTCCAAGTGCGGCCTGACGCCCCAGTACGAAGGCCTGCAGAAGCTCTACGCGAGCCGGCAGGGCCAGGGCCTGGAGGTGCTGGGCTTCCCCGCGAACAACTTCCTGGGCCAGGAGCCGGGCAGCGAGGCGGAGATCCAGCAGTTCTGCACCTTGAAGTACGACGTGACCTTCCCGCTGTACGCGAAGATCTCCGTGGTGGGGCAGGACAAGCACCCGCTCTACCACGCGCTGACCGGCGCCATCCCGGAGGCCACGGGCGAGGGGTCCATGCGCGCGAACCTCAAGGGCTACGGCATCGAAGCCAACCCGAAGCCGGAGGTGCAGTGGAACTTCGAGAAGTTCCTCATCGGCCGGGATGGCCGCGTCGTGGGCCGCTTCGCGCCGGACGTGACGGCGGAGGATCCGCGCCTGGTCCAGGCCATTGACGCGGAGCTGGCGAAGCCGGCCTGA
- a CDS encoding NAD(P)/FAD-dependent oxidoreductase, which translates to MNALAPLKPSSAAEHHRVLIIGGGTAGLTVAARLRRKGVRGVAVVEPSAQHFYQPLWTLVGAGAADIASTVRAEADYIPKGTRWIQDRAEEVDPVRQLVLTRGGTRLTYDFLVVAPGIQLDWDRVRGLREALKTPYVSSNYDFRLAPKTWEMVRAFQGGTALFTHPATPVKCAGAPQKIMYLVADHLRRSGLAGKSRVVFGSAAKALFGVQPFARVLEGVVNRYGIETHFGHDLVEVRAHSREALFAVTRDGQREWVTVGYDLLHVTPPQSAPDFIKRSALAHQDGPNAGWVKAHKHTLQHPDHPNVFAIGDASDLPTSRTGAAIRAEAPVLVENLVAVMEGREPTARYDGYASCPLVTGYGRMLLAEFDYDGQPAPSLPFINTFVERRDLWLLKKYGLPRLYWDWMLRGRA; encoded by the coding sequence ATGAACGCTCTCGCCCCCCTCAAGCCGTCGTCCGCCGCGGAGCACCACCGGGTGCTGATCATCGGCGGCGGCACCGCGGGCCTCACGGTCGCGGCGCGGCTGCGGCGCAAGGGCGTGCGGGGCGTCGCGGTGGTCGAGCCCTCGGCGCAGCACTTCTACCAGCCGCTGTGGACGCTGGTGGGGGCGGGCGCCGCGGACATCGCGAGCACCGTGCGGGCGGAGGCGGACTACATCCCGAAGGGGACGCGGTGGATCCAGGACCGGGCGGAGGAGGTGGACCCCGTCCGGCAGCTCGTGCTCACGCGGGGTGGCACGCGCCTGACCTATGACTTCCTGGTGGTCGCTCCGGGCATCCAGCTGGACTGGGACCGGGTGCGAGGCCTGCGCGAGGCGCTGAAGACGCCGTACGTGTCCAGCAACTACGACTTCCGGCTCGCGCCGAAGACGTGGGAGATGGTGCGGGCGTTCCAGGGCGGCACGGCGCTGTTCACCCATCCGGCCACGCCGGTGAAGTGCGCGGGGGCGCCGCAGAAGATCATGTACCTGGTGGCGGATCACCTGCGCCGCAGCGGGCTCGCCGGGAAGTCGCGCGTCGTCTTCGGCTCGGCGGCCAAGGCGCTCTTCGGGGTGCAGCCCTTCGCGCGGGTGCTGGAGGGCGTCGTGAACCGCTACGGCATCGAAACGCACTTCGGCCACGACCTGGTGGAGGTGCGCGCGCACTCCCGCGAGGCGCTCTTCGCGGTGACGCGCGACGGGCAGCGGGAGTGGGTGACCGTGGGGTACGACCTCTTGCACGTCACGCCGCCGCAGAGCGCGCCGGACTTCATCAAGCGCAGCGCGCTGGCCCATCAGGACGGCCCGAACGCGGGCTGGGTGAAGGCGCACAAGCACACGCTCCAGCACCCGGACCATCCGAACGTCTTCGCCATTGGAGACGCGAGCGACCTGCCCACGTCGCGCACGGGGGCCGCCATCCGGGCGGAGGCGCCGGTGCTCGTGGAGAACCTGGTGGCCGTGATGGAGGGGCGCGAGCCCACGGCGCGGTATGACGGCTATGCGTCCTGTCCGCTGGTGACGGGCTATGGGCGGATGCTGCTCGCCGAGTTCGACTACGACGGCCAGCCCGCGCCGAGCCTGCCGTTCATCAATACCTTCGTGGAGCGCCGCGACCTGTGGCTGCTCAAGAAGTACGGACTGCCGCGCCTGTACTGGGACTGGATGCTTCGTGGCCGCGCGTGA
- a CDS encoding MBL fold metallo-hydrolase, producing the protein MLFRQLFDSESSTYTYLVGDESTGQAVLIDPVLEQVDRDLRLVGELGLVLTHVFDTHVHADHVTASGTLRERTRCQVVAGAGGARCADLHVRHGDTVHVGQCAFQVLATPGHTDDSVSYLLGDRVFTGDALMVRGNGRTDFQNGSAGQLYDSITRVLFQLPDATLVFPAHDYHGHTVTSIGEEKRHNPRVAGRSREEFIEVMNNLQLPRPRKIDLAVPANRACGRMEAPAPEA; encoded by the coding sequence ATGCTCTTCCGCCAGCTCTTCGACTCCGAGTCCTCGACCTACACGTACCTCGTCGGCGACGAGTCCACGGGCCAGGCCGTCCTCATCGATCCGGTGCTGGAGCAGGTGGACCGGGACCTGCGGCTCGTCGGGGAGCTGGGGCTCGTCCTCACCCACGTCTTCGACACCCACGTGCACGCGGATCACGTCACCGCGTCCGGAACGCTGCGGGAGCGCACGCGGTGCCAGGTGGTGGCTGGAGCCGGTGGCGCCCGGTGCGCCGACCTGCACGTGCGGCATGGAGACACGGTGCACGTGGGACAGTGCGCCTTCCAGGTGCTCGCCACGCCGGGCCACACGGACGACAGCGTGAGCTACCTCCTGGGCGACCGCGTGTTCACCGGGGATGCGCTGATGGTGCGCGGCAACGGCCGCACCGACTTCCAGAACGGGAGCGCGGGCCAGCTCTACGACTCCATCACCCGCGTCCTCTTCCAGCTCCCGGACGCGACGCTCGTCTTTCCCGCGCACGACTACCACGGCCACACGGTGACGAGCATCGGCGAGGAGAAGCGCCACAACCCGCGGGTCGCGGGACGCAGCCGCGAGGAGTTCATCGAGGTGATGAACAACCTCCAGCTGCCCCGCCCCAGGAAGATCGACCTGGCCGTCCCGGCCAACCGCGCCTGTGGACGGATGGAAGCGCCCGCGCCGGAGGCCTGA